The following proteins come from a genomic window of Leptospira bandrabouensis:
- a CDS encoding alpha/beta hydrolase encodes MKPYVLAIPLVLSYAGLKQKKSLERKELRLPDTGRRAFHFYPTGKNPNSLPGVYIQHGMSAMGIDDLRIIELAENIASSNHSVILPELPEVKGLRIEEKTISNIQDLMMEIHSAKQLFNGKDLGYLSASFSGGMGLIAASKSNTRNKIKSSMVIGAYCNFLDTVPFVFSNYHIDPYAVYVILFNMLHRFEPKLAEELESVYYEAALDNGLKRLGTDARSEDLLKKTSSQAKEFFSQVGADANFRMQLAKRVLDTVPENLPENLSPFYQLETLEGPVSLLHGQTDSVISPEESEKLALLFQKKRIPYVHRTSTALTHGDSLPLHSQIFGVPALLQTFGSFLYWLNR; translated from the coding sequence ATGAAACCTTATGTTTTGGCAATTCCTCTCGTTTTGAGTTATGCCGGGTTAAAACAAAAAAAATCTTTAGAACGTAAGGAACTGCGACTTCCCGATACGGGAAGAAGGGCATTTCATTTTTATCCCACAGGAAAAAATCCAAATTCGCTACCAGGTGTTTATATCCAACATGGTATGAGTGCTATGGGTATCGATGACCTTAGGATTATAGAACTAGCAGAAAACATTGCTAGTTCCAATCATAGTGTGATCCTTCCTGAACTTCCAGAAGTGAAAGGCTTAAGGATCGAAGAAAAAACTATTTCCAATATTCAAGATTTAATGATGGAAATTCACTCCGCAAAACAATTGTTCAACGGAAAGGATTTAGGATACTTATCAGCAAGTTTTTCTGGTGGAATGGGACTCATTGCCGCTTCCAAATCCAACACAAGAAACAAAATCAAATCATCGATGGTGATTGGTGCTTATTGTAATTTTTTAGATACGGTTCCCTTTGTTTTTTCAAATTACCATATCGATCCTTATGCCGTGTATGTGATTCTTTTTAATATGCTCCATCGTTTTGAACCAAAACTGGCAGAAGAGTTAGAATCTGTTTATTACGAAGCCGCTTTGGACAATGGGCTAAAAAGGTTAGGAACTGATGCCCGGTCGGAAGACCTCTTGAAAAAAACATCTTCCCAAGCGAAAGAATTTTTTTCCCAAGTGGGAGCGGATGCAAACTTCCGCATGCAATTGGCAAAACGAGTTCTAGACACTGTTCCTGAAAATCTCCCGGAAAATCTTTCCCCTTTTTACCAGTTGGAAACTTTGGAGGGTCCTGTCTCTCTCCTACACGGACAGACGGATTCTGTGATTTCCCCTGAGGAATCAGAAAAGTTGGCTCTCCTCTTTCAGAAAAAACGAATTCCCTATGTCCACCGCACCTCCACTGCCCTCACCCACGGGGATAGCCTGCCCCTCCACTCCCAGATTTTCGGAGTCCCTGCCCTCCTCCAAACGTTTGGAAGTTTTCTATATTGGCTGAATCGATAG